The Argiope bruennichi chromosome 9, qqArgBrue1.1, whole genome shotgun sequence genome contains a region encoding:
- the LOC129984288 gene encoding transmembrane protein 39A-like, translated as MPGGRRNAKSSSFKHHAHASDDRHSDLPTQPQVLPPKHIPMPEIPLNSDFHFEMDALLLSLFAMAGQYINLYSSVFWLPYSHNEDFLNYYLIDYYVLTINLIMLSRRIPVSILKKLCSVCFPSSYQSTCTLCIHILIITCLAPVLLFCFYFVTLEHGILSIVFLIYPFVVYVSALGTNVTKFLEIKSPPSVEKIPAVKSKNAAANNKNNSVIHHVCSMSAETIREEVETLRNDFNIRLKQVLFNSFLVVYHATFLPCYFSPNTLHYDVHFVTQYGVFTGIGCFTLYISHCFPPKYCDVLHKAALHLGRWQRVEIKNVHVPYSTWTETAMWNQGALVKHSKELFKAEGISNAAEPGHAGHSRFYSLFKNPAIAAQLVWLLLLFLLFAEVFVLVQSHTWNDLFSIQLLIMINCKTLYTLTRIYFVVKKIYHEEKVIISKFSN; from the exons ATGCCGGGTGGTAGAAGAAATGCAAAATCAAGTTCATTCAAACATCATGCTCATGCATCTGATGATAG gCACTCAGATTTACCTACTCAACCTCAAGTACTCCCTCCCAAACACATACCTATGCCAGAAATTCCACTTAATAGTGACTTTCATTTTGAAATGGATGCATTACTTCTGAGCCTTTTTGCTATGGCTGGacagtatataaatttatatagtagTGTATTTTGGTTACCTTATTCTCACAATGAGGATTTTCTa AATTATTACCTGATTGATTATTATGTAttgacaataaatttaataatgcttaGTAGAAGAATACCAGTGTCCATTTTAAAAAAG CTTTGCAGTGTTTGTTTTCCATCATCTTACCAGTCAACATGTACCCTCTGTATTCATATTTTGATCATTACTTGCCTTGCTCCAgttttattattctgtttctaTTTTGTGACCTTAGAGCATGGAATTTTGAGTATAGTCTTTCTTATCTATCC ATTTGTTGTGTATGTTTCTGCACTTGGTactaatgttacaaaatttttggaaattaaatcacCCCCATCTGTGGAAAAGATACCTGCTGTAAAATCTAAGAATGCGgcagcaaataataaaaacaactcTGTAATCCATCATGTATGCTCTATGTCAGCAGAGACAATACGAGAAGAAGTTGAGACATTGAGAAATGACTTTAATATTCGTTTGAAACAAGTTCTGTTTAATTCCTTCCTTGTCGTTTATCATGCCACTTTCTTGCCATGCTATTTTTCGCCA aATACATTGCATTATGATGTACATTTTGTCACTCAGTATGGTGTTTTTACTGGAATTGGTTGTTTCACATTGTATATATCACATTGTTTTCCTCCTAAATATTGTGATGTACTTCATAAGGCGGCCCTGCACTTAGGAAGATGGCAGagagttgaaataaaaaatgtgcatGTTCCGTATAGCAC GTGGACTGAGACTGCTATGTGGAATCAAGGAGCTTTAGTTAAGCACTCTAAAGAGCTTTTTAAAGCTGAAGGCATATCCAATGCAGCTGAACCTGGTCATGCTGGACATTCACGgttttat tcaTTGTTTAAAAACCCAGCTATAGCTGCTCAACTTGTGTGGCTCTTGCTGTTGTTTCTTCTCTTTGCAGAAGTCTTTGTCCTTGTTCAGTCCCATACCTGGAATGATCTCTTCTCCATACAGCTACTAATTATGATCAACTGTAAAACTTTATACACCTTGACAAGAATTTACTttgtagtgaaaaaaatatatcatgaagaaaaagtgattatttcaaaatttagtaattaa